Proteins from one Algicella marina genomic window:
- a CDS encoding AEC family transporter produces the protein MLVLLDVVIPVFLVIGAGYLAVKAKFFADPHLDALMNFTQHIAIPVLLFRAALMLELGEVFDPRLLLSFYTGNTVAFFLGILAARLIFKRRPGEAVAIGFGALFSNSVILGVPIIERAYGGEVMDAAFAIIAIHAPFCYVLGITVMEISRADGRSAADTGKAVLHAVVRNALMIGLGLGFLGNFSGLVLPDTVMAAVDMIVRAALPTALFALGGVLTRYRMRASLGEAGMVALLSLVLHPAIAYVISHHFFDLELSFVRAAVLTASMAPGVNTYVFATLYHRAEDVAASTVLLATGVSVLSVSVWLTILNNLG, from the coding sequence ATGCTGGTACTGCTCGACGTCGTCATCCCCGTATTTCTGGTGATCGGGGCCGGTTATCTTGCCGTAAAAGCCAAATTTTTTGCTGATCCGCATCTCGATGCGCTCATGAACTTCACTCAGCACATTGCCATTCCTGTCCTGCTGTTCCGGGCGGCACTGATGCTGGAGTTGGGCGAGGTGTTTGACCCGCGTCTGCTGCTGTCTTTCTACACTGGCAACACGGTGGCATTCTTTCTAGGCATTCTTGCCGCACGGTTGATTTTCAAGCGCCGTCCAGGTGAGGCCGTGGCTATCGGGTTCGGGGCGTTGTTTTCGAATTCCGTTATACTTGGCGTGCCGATCATCGAGCGTGCCTACGGCGGCGAGGTAATGGATGCCGCCTTCGCAATTATCGCCATCCATGCGCCGTTCTGCTACGTCCTCGGGATTACGGTGATGGAGATCAGCCGCGCCGATGGACGCAGTGCAGCCGATACTGGCAAGGCAGTACTGCACGCGGTTGTCCGTAACGCCCTAATGATCGGACTGGGATTGGGATTTCTGGGTAATTTCAGCGGCTTGGTTCTTCCGGATACCGTGATGGCGGCCGTTGACATGATCGTGCGAGCGGCCCTGCCGACGGCGCTGTTTGCTTTGGGCGGAGTGTTGACGCGATACCGGATGCGAGCTTCACTTGGGGAGGCCGGCATGGTCGCCTTGCTGTCATTGGTGCTGCATCCAGCAATAGCCTATGTGATCAGCCACCATTTCTTTGATCTCGAGCTAAGCTTTGTTCGCGCAGCGGTGTTGACGGCCAGCATGGCGCCAGGGGTGAACACCTATGTCTTCGCCACGTTGTATCACCGGGCGGAGGATGTAGCGGCATCCACCGTGCTGCTGGCCACGGGCGTATCCGTGTTAAGCGTCTCGGTATGGCTGACAATCCTGAACAATCTCGGGTAG
- a CDS encoding GcvT family protein, whose translation MTLPTSARVVIIGGGISGCSVAYHLAKLGWQDILLLERKSLTSGTTWHAAGLIAQLRATENQTKLARYSADLYTKLESETGIATGMRQTGSITLALTDDRREEILRQASLARALGVEAHEITQETLLDLYPHLNTDGFRAAVHLPGDGQADPANIALALAKGARQRGVRIEEGVKVLDVLQERGQVTGIKWQSRGDIGSIDAEIVINCGGMWGRDLAAKSGVTLPLHACEHFYIVTESIPDLPRLPVLRVPDECAYYKEDAGKILLGAFEPKAKPWGMSGIPEDFEFDQLPEDFDHFEPILEQAVSRMPMLANTGIHTFFNGPESFTPDDRYYLGEAPNLRGYWVAAGYNSIGIASSGGAGMALAHWIEHGEPPFDLWDCDIRRAFGFQRSRKYLAARVSETLGLLYADHYPHRQFETARDIRRSPIHEALKSRDAVFGETAGWERANWFARPGQETDYRYSWHRQNWHENQRVEHLSIREGAGLYDMSSFGKLRIEGRDAARFLNRVCANEIDVPIGKIVYTQMLNRSGGIEADVTVTRLSETAFLMVTPAATVIRDMAWLHRHVSDNFAVITDVTAAEAVLCLMGPRSRDILPEIVPQDIGNGVQPFGTMQEIEIGMALARAHRVSYVGELGWELYVSADQAAHVFEALWQAGEPHDLKLCGLHAMDSLRMEKGFRHFGHDISSDDHVLEAGLGFAVCTKKPDFIGRDAVLRRKDNGLKSRLLQFRMDEPELMLHHNEPIWRDGEIVGLITSGAYGHTVGSSLGMGYVPARGETGEDLLQSKYHIEIAGEKHVATPSLQPFYDPRSQRMRT comes from the coding sequence ATGACCCTGCCCACCTCGGCCCGCGTCGTCATCATCGGCGGCGGTATATCCGGCTGTTCCGTTGCCTATCACCTTGCCAAACTCGGCTGGCAAGACATCCTGCTGCTGGAACGCAAGTCATTGACTTCCGGCACCACCTGGCACGCTGCCGGGTTGATCGCACAACTTCGCGCCACCGAAAACCAGACGAAGCTCGCCCGCTACAGTGCTGATTTATATACAAAACTCGAATCGGAAACCGGGATTGCCACAGGCATGCGCCAGACCGGATCCATCACTCTCGCTCTGACAGATGACCGGCGCGAGGAAATCCTGCGTCAAGCAAGTCTCGCTCGTGCTCTTGGCGTGGAAGCCCATGAAATCACTCAGGAAACGCTGCTAGACCTTTATCCCCACCTTAATACGGACGGCTTTCGCGCCGCTGTCCATCTTCCCGGTGACGGTCAGGCCGACCCGGCCAACATCGCCCTCGCCCTCGCCAAGGGCGCCCGTCAGCGCGGGGTTCGGATCGAGGAAGGGGTCAAGGTGCTGGATGTTCTGCAAGAACGAGGACAAGTCACTGGAATCAAATGGCAATCTCGCGGCGATATAGGCAGCATCGACGCTGAAATCGTCATCAACTGCGGCGGTATGTGGGGGCGAGACCTTGCCGCCAAAAGCGGCGTCACCCTCCCGCTTCACGCCTGCGAGCATTTCTACATCGTCACCGAATCCATTCCAGACCTTCCACGCCTGCCAGTCCTCCGCGTCCCCGACGAATGCGCCTATTACAAGGAAGACGCGGGCAAGATCTTGTTGGGCGCGTTTGAGCCCAAAGCCAAACCGTGGGGTATGAGCGGAATTCCGGAAGACTTTGAATTTGATCAACTTCCTGAGGATTTTGATCACTTCGAGCCGATCTTGGAACAGGCCGTATCCCGCATGCCGATGCTGGCAAACACCGGTATTCACACGTTCTTCAACGGACCCGAAAGTTTTACGCCTGACGATCGATACTACCTCGGTGAAGCTCCCAATCTGCGCGGCTACTGGGTTGCTGCTGGCTACAATTCCATCGGCATCGCCAGTTCGGGTGGGGCCGGCATGGCACTTGCCCACTGGATAGAGCATGGTGAACCGCCCTTTGATCTGTGGGATTGCGACATTCGCCGCGCCTTTGGTTTCCAGAGGAGTCGTAAGTACTTGGCCGCACGTGTTAGCGAAACTCTGGGCCTTCTCTACGCCGATCACTATCCCCACCGCCAGTTTGAAACCGCCCGCGACATTCGCCGCTCACCTATCCACGAGGCACTCAAGTCGCGCGACGCAGTCTTCGGAGAGACCGCAGGGTGGGAGCGGGCGAACTGGTTCGCCCGACCGGGTCAGGAAACAGACTATCGCTACAGTTGGCATCGTCAGAACTGGCATGAAAATCAACGGGTTGAACATCTGTCTATCCGTGAGGGCGCTGGCCTCTACGACATGTCTTCCTTTGGAAAACTGCGGATTGAGGGCCGCGATGCCGCGCGCTTTCTGAATCGTGTCTGCGCCAACGAAATCGACGTTCCAATCGGAAAGATCGTATACACTCAGATGCTTAACCGATCCGGGGGGATCGAGGCGGACGTGACCGTCACCCGACTTTCGGAAACCGCCTTCCTGATGGTGACGCCGGCCGCAACGGTAATCAGGGACATGGCTTGGCTCCATCGTCACGTCAGCGACAATTTTGCGGTAATCACCGATGTCACCGCCGCCGAAGCGGTGCTCTGCCTGATGGGGCCCCGATCGCGCGACATTCTTCCCGAGATCGTACCGCAAGATATCGGCAATGGCGTTCAACCCTTTGGAACCATGCAGGAAATTGAGATAGGTATGGCGCTCGCTCGGGCGCATCGGGTGTCGTACGTCGGCGAACTTGGCTGGGAACTGTACGTCTCTGCCGATCAGGCAGCGCATGTGTTCGAGGCCTTGTGGCAGGCAGGCGAGCCGCATGATCTGAAGCTCTGCGGTCTCCACGCCATGGACAGCTTGCGCATGGAGAAGGGCTTCCGCCATTTCGGCCATGACATCTCCAGCGACGATCACGTGCTTGAGGCCGGTCTGGGTTTTGCCGTCTGCACCAAGAAACCGGACTTCATCGGCAGAGATGCTGTGCTGCGCCGAAAGGATAATGGTTTGAAATCGCGCCTGCTACAATTCCGGATGGATGAGCCGGAGTTGATGCTGCACCACAATGAGCCGATCTGGCGCGACGGCGAAATCGTCGGTCTGATTACATCCGGCGCCTATGGCCATACCGTCGGTTCGAGCTTGGGTATGGGATACGTGCCGGCACGTGGCGAGACAGGTGAGGACTTATTACAATCGAAATACCACATTGAAATCGCAGGCGAAAAACACGTTGCAACGCCGTCGCTGCAACCATTCTACGATCCGCGTTCACAGCGGATGCGCACTTGA
- a CDS encoding ABC transporter ATP-binding protein has product MSDLVIDNVSMTFQLPNGGSVQALKNIHLDLKEGELLSVLGPSGCGKTTLLNILAGFLAQTEGHVRLGGKEVLGPSPQRGMVFQQGALFEWMSVSENIAFGPNMKKLPKSETRQIVKDLLATVGLQDFGSKMVYELSGGMQQRVALARCLANDPDVILMDEPLGALDALTREKMQGLVLKLWKETGKTIILITHSVEEALLLGERLLVMAPRPGRIHKEYNLPFAELGVNADLREVKKHPEFGPRREEILTMIWDMEEEIMGRAEAG; this is encoded by the coding sequence ATGTCGGACCTCGTGATAGACAACGTCTCGATGACATTTCAGCTGCCCAACGGCGGCTCCGTCCAGGCGCTCAAGAACATTCACCTCGACCTGAAGGAGGGCGAGCTACTCTCCGTCCTCGGCCCCTCGGGCTGCGGCAAGACCACGCTTCTCAATATCCTCGCGGGCTTCCTTGCGCAGACAGAAGGCCATGTTCGCCTCGGAGGGAAGGAGGTCCTCGGCCCCAGCCCGCAGCGCGGCATGGTGTTTCAGCAGGGTGCGCTCTTCGAATGGATGAGCGTCAGCGAGAACATCGCCTTCGGCCCCAACATGAAGAAGCTGCCGAAATCGGAAACCCGCCAGATCGTCAAGGATCTGCTTGCCACCGTCGGCCTTCAGGATTTTGGCTCGAAAATGGTCTACGAGCTTTCCGGCGGCATGCAACAGCGTGTGGCGCTCGCCCGTTGCCTCGCCAACGACCCCGACGTGATCCTGATGGACGAACCCCTGGGCGCACTCGATGCCCTGACGCGCGAAAAGATGCAGGGCCTCGTGCTCAAGCTCTGGAAGGAAACGGGCAAGACGATCATCCTCATCACCCACTCGGTGGAAGAAGCGCTGCTGCTCGGCGAACGCCTGCTCGTTATGGCCCCGCGCCCCGGCCGCATTCACAAGGAATACAACCTTCCCTTTGCCGAACTCGGGGTCAATGCTGACCTGCGCGAGGTCAAGAAACACCCCGAATTCGGGCCGCGCCGCGAGGAGATCCTCACCATGATCTGGGACATGGAAGAAGAGATCATGGGCCGGGCGGAGGCAGGCTGA
- a CDS encoding MBL fold metallo-hydrolase: MAELAITILGCGSSGGVPRLGGHWGACDPENPKNHRRRCSILVEKTDGSGTTRVLVDSSPDLRMQLLDAGVGHLDAVVYTHEHADHVHGLDDLRMIVFNRRSRLPVWADTKTTASLTARFGYAFIQPEGSSYPPILELNAIDGAFKISGEGGDVPFLPFRVQHGGITSLGFRIHDIAYLPDVSDMPADVWPLLEGLQMWILDSLRYTPHPTHINFETALAWIDRVSPKAAILTNLHIDMDHDTVAAETPSHIRPAHDGLRLSFEV; the protein is encoded by the coding sequence ATGGCTGAACTGGCGATCACGATCCTGGGCTGCGGTTCGTCCGGCGGAGTCCCGCGATTGGGTGGCCACTGGGGCGCCTGCGATCCAGAGAATCCGAAGAACCATCGTCGACGATGCTCGATCCTTGTCGAGAAGACCGATGGCAGCGGGACAACCCGGGTGCTGGTCGACAGTTCACCGGACCTGAGAATGCAACTTCTGGACGCCGGCGTCGGCCATCTTGACGCGGTTGTCTATACGCATGAGCACGCCGACCACGTGCACGGTCTCGACGACCTGCGGATGATCGTCTTCAATCGCCGCAGTCGCCTGCCCGTATGGGCAGATACCAAAACCACAGCCTCTCTGACGGCCCGTTTTGGATATGCTTTCATTCAACCCGAGGGCAGCAGCTACCCGCCGATCCTCGAACTGAACGCCATCGACGGAGCCTTCAAGATTTCCGGGGAAGGTGGCGATGTGCCGTTTCTTCCGTTTCGCGTCCAGCACGGGGGTATCACCTCGCTGGGTTTCAGAATCCATGATATCGCCTACCTGCCAGATGTAAGTGACATGCCGGCGGACGTCTGGCCTCTGCTGGAGGGGTTGCAAATGTGGATCCTGGATTCACTGCGCTATACGCCGCATCCCACCCATATCAATTTCGAGACGGCGTTGGCTTGGATCGACCGCGTTTCTCCGAAAGCCGCTATCCTGACCAACCTGCATATCGATATGGATCACGACACAGTTGCGGCCGAGACACCCTCCCATATCCGCCCGGCCCATGACGGGCTCCGACTGAGTTTCGAGGTCTGA
- the xsc gene encoding sulfoacetaldehyde acetyltransferase, with the protein MKMTTEEAFVKTLQMHGIAHAFGIIGSAMMPISDLFGEAGITFWDCAHEGSGGMMADGYTRATGRMSMMIAQNGPGITNFVTAVKTAYWNHTPLLLVTPQAANKTIGQGGFQEVEQMKLFEDMVAYQEEVRDPSRIAEVLNRVILQAKRASAPAQINVPRDYWTQVIDIDLPAIVEFERPSGGAAALDAAAKLLSEASFPVILNGAGVVLAGAIPASAALAERLDAPVCVGYQHNDAFPGGHPLFAGPLGYNGSKAAMELIKQADVVLALGTRLNPFSTLPGYGMEYWPADAKVIQVDLNPDRIGLTKKVTVGIVGDARKVATSLLEKLSDTAGDTGRAERKAAIADQKSRWAQQLSSMDHEEDDPGTTWNERARAAKPDWMSPRMAWRAIQSALPRDAIISSDIGNNCAIGNAYPSFDEGRKYLAPGLFGPCGYGLPSIIGAKIGCPDVPVVGFAGDGAFGIAVTELTAIGRPEWPAITMIVFRNYQWGAEKRNSTLWFDDNFVGTELDEGVSYAGIAKACGLQGVQTRTMDELTAALNAAITDQMQHGKTTLIEAMINQELGEPFRRDAMKKPVAVAGISKADMRQQA; encoded by the coding sequence ATGAAAATGACCACCGAGGAAGCCTTCGTCAAAACCCTCCAGATGCACGGCATTGCCCACGCCTTCGGCATCATCGGCTCGGCCATGATGCCGATCTCCGATCTGTTCGGCGAGGCAGGCATCACCTTCTGGGACTGCGCGCACGAAGGCTCGGGCGGGATGATGGCCGACGGCTACACCCGCGCCACGGGCCGCATGTCGATGATGATCGCGCAGAATGGCCCCGGCATCACCAATTTCGTTACCGCCGTCAAAACCGCCTACTGGAACCACACGCCGCTGCTGCTCGTCACCCCGCAGGCCGCCAACAAGACGATCGGGCAGGGCGGGTTTCAGGAAGTCGAGCAGATGAAGCTGTTCGAGGACATGGTCGCCTATCAGGAAGAGGTCCGCGATCCCTCGCGCATCGCCGAGGTGCTCAACCGCGTGATCCTGCAAGCCAAACGCGCTTCCGCCCCCGCCCAGATCAACGTGCCCCGCGATTACTGGACCCAAGTCATCGACATCGACCTCCCCGCCATCGTCGAATTCGAGCGCCCCTCCGGCGGCGCGGCGGCGCTGGACGCGGCGGCGAAGCTCTTGTCAGAGGCCAGCTTCCCCGTCATCCTCAATGGCGCGGGCGTGGTGCTGGCCGGCGCCATCCCCGCCTCCGCCGCCCTTGCCGAACGGCTCGATGCGCCCGTCTGCGTCGGCTACCAGCACAACGATGCCTTCCCCGGCGGCCACCCGCTCTTCGCCGGGCCGCTCGGCTACAACGGCTCCAAGGCAGCGATGGAACTCATCAAACAGGCCGATGTCGTCCTGGCCCTCGGCACCCGCCTCAACCCCTTCTCCACGCTGCCGGGCTACGGCATGGAATACTGGCCGGCAGACGCGAAGGTGATCCAGGTCGATCTCAATCCCGACCGCATCGGCCTCACCAAGAAGGTCACCGTCGGCATCGTCGGCGATGCCAGGAAGGTCGCGACCAGCCTGCTGGAAAAACTCTCCGACACCGCTGGCGATACAGGCCGCGCCGAGCGCAAGGCCGCCATCGCCGATCAGAAATCCCGCTGGGCGCAGCAGCTCTCCTCGATGGATCATGAGGAGGACGACCCCGGCACCACGTGGAACGAACGCGCCCGCGCCGCCAAGCCTGACTGGATGAGTCCGCGCATGGCGTGGCGCGCCATCCAGTCGGCCCTGCCGCGCGACGCGATCATCTCGTCCGACATCGGCAACAACTGCGCCATCGGCAATGCGTACCCCTCGTTCGACGAGGGCCGCAAATACCTCGCCCCCGGCCTCTTCGGCCCCTGCGGCTACGGCCTGCCGTCGATCATCGGCGCCAAGATCGGCTGCCCCGACGTGCCCGTGGTGGGCTTCGCGGGCGACGGTGCCTTCGGCATCGCCGTGACCGAACTCACCGCCATCGGCCGCCCCGAATGGCCCGCGATCACCATGATCGTCTTCCGCAACTACCAGTGGGGCGCGGAAAAGCGGAACTCGACGCTCTGGTTCGACGACAATTTCGTCGGCACCGAGCTCGACGAAGGCGTCTCCTACGCCGGCATCGCCAAGGCCTGCGGCCTGCAGGGCGTGCAGACCCGCACGATGGACGAGCTGACAGCCGCGCTCAATGCCGCGATCACGGACCAGATGCAGCACGGCAAAACCACCCTCATCGAGGCGATGATCAACCAGGAACTCGGCGAGCCCTTCCGCCGCGACGCGATGAAGAAGCCCGTGGCCGTGGCAGGCATCAGCAAGGCGGATATGCGGCAGCAGGCCTGA
- a CDS encoding citrate/2-methylcitrate synthase, with translation MSTDIRINRGLKGIYFERSEISDIDGAAGELSYRGYSIHDLAEHSTFEEVAYLLIHGQLPTAPELTAFEAALKSARTLPQAIYDIIAATKDGHPMDVLRTAVSALAALEPDSRDTSEAGFIANGLRLTSQIPMIVAAHQQIRNGRDPVAADMDLGHAANWLWMLKGERPSDDAARLADVDFILHAEHGSNASSFTARVTVGTEANLHAAVTTALATLSGPAHGGAAEDVMKMVEEIGSPENAAAYVKAKRANREPVTGFGHRVYRAEDPRARHMREGVRKLGEEMGDPRWFQILQAVVEAMQPYARHGLNVNVDFYAGAVYQLHGIPMDLYVPIFAIGRVPGWTIQCIEQLRGNILIRPLTLYTGAADRVYVPMDDR, from the coding sequence ATGAGTACAGACATCCGCATCAACCGCGGCCTCAAGGGCATCTATTTCGAGCGGTCCGAGATCAGCGACATCGACGGTGCCGCCGGCGAACTCTCCTATCGCGGCTACTCGATCCACGATCTCGCCGAACACTCGACCTTCGAGGAGGTCGCCTACCTGCTGATCCACGGCCAGTTGCCGACCGCCCCAGAACTCACCGCCTTCGAGGCCGCGCTAAAATCGGCCCGCACGCTGCCGCAGGCGATCTACGACATCATCGCCGCCACGAAGGACGGCCACCCGATGGATGTGCTGCGCACCGCCGTTTCAGCCCTCGCCGCACTGGAGCCCGACAGCCGCGACACCTCTGAAGCGGGGTTCATCGCCAACGGCCTGCGCCTCACCTCCCAGATCCCGATGATCGTCGCGGCGCACCAGCAGATCCGCAACGGCCGCGACCCCGTGGCTGCGGACATGGATCTCGGCCACGCTGCCAACTGGCTGTGGATGCTGAAGGGCGAGCGTCCGAGCGACGATGCCGCACGGCTGGCGGATGTCGATTTCATCCTCCACGCCGAACACGGCTCGAATGCCTCCAGCTTCACCGCCCGCGTGACGGTGGGCACGGAGGCGAACCTGCACGCCGCCGTCACCACCGCCCTCGCCACCCTCTCAGGGCCCGCCCACGGTGGTGCGGCCGAGGACGTGATGAAGATGGTGGAGGAGATCGGCAGCCCCGAGAACGCCGCTGCCTACGTGAAGGCCAAACGCGCCAACCGCGAGCCCGTCACCGGCTTCGGCCACCGCGTCTACCGCGCCGAAGACCCGCGCGCCCGACACATGCGCGAAGGCGTGCGCAAGCTCGGGGAGGAGATGGGCGATCCGCGCTGGTTCCAAATTCTCCAGGCGGTGGTCGAGGCGATGCAACCCTACGCCCGCCACGGCCTCAACGTGAACGTCGATTTCTACGCCGGGGCGGTCTACCAGCTTCACGGCATCCCGATGGATCTCTACGTGCCGATCTTCGCCATCGGCCGCGTGCCGGGCTGGACGATCCAGTGCATCGAGCAGTTGCGCGGCAACATCCTGATCCGCCCCCTCACGCTCTATACCGGCGCGGCAGACCGGGTCTACGTGCCAATGGACGACCGGTGA
- a CDS encoding ABC transporter permease subunit — translation MDILKTLGLRRNDFVARKTVTFGDESAVTANRLASILSVLSIFLLWGAFTGSAWSPVHVPAPFEGQSQFSYTVTDASGAASTGNVTIDVIPKGAPPPPEPEPVTSGAVTGDYKYTTTRIGSTIPVLRNDAEKGEGLTITAINGQTVEPGDEVRVPGGSVLLTPRNTFFFKPALGLQTDPIYLPPPENVLARFVEIWNSGYRDTTLAGHVGWSLFRVFSGFIAGSLVGIPLGMAMGLNSWVRGAFDPIVEFMRPVPPLALIPLVIIWAGIGEVAKIILLFLAALWIMAIAARAGVSGVNIAKVHAAYSLGASKWQLLTKVIFPNALPEIFTGARVAMGVCWGTVVAAELVAAEKGSGMMIMVASKFQLTDIVIMGIIVIGVIGYTIDILMRQIENWLVPWKGRS, via the coding sequence ATGGACATTCTCAAGACCCTCGGGCTCCGCCGCAATGATTTCGTCGCCCGCAAGACCGTTACCTTCGGCGATGAGAGCGCGGTCACGGCCAATCGTCTCGCCTCCATCCTTTCGGTATTGTCAATCTTCCTGCTCTGGGGGGCATTCACCGGGTCCGCATGGTCGCCCGTCCACGTACCCGCACCCTTCGAGGGCCAGTCACAATTTTCCTACACCGTCACCGATGCATCCGGCGCCGCCTCGACAGGCAATGTGACCATCGATGTGATCCCCAAAGGCGCACCGCCACCGCCCGAACCTGAACCCGTGACCAGCGGCGCCGTGACCGGTGACTACAAATACACGACCACCCGCATCGGCAGCACCATCCCGGTTCTTCGCAACGATGCTGAAAAGGGTGAGGGCCTGACAATCACCGCCATCAATGGCCAGACGGTCGAGCCGGGTGACGAGGTCCGGGTTCCCGGCGGGTCCGTTCTGCTCACGCCACGCAACACCTTTTTCTTCAAGCCCGCTCTCGGCCTTCAGACCGACCCGATCTATCTGCCGCCACCGGAAAACGTCCTCGCCCGCTTTGTCGAAATCTGGAACTCCGGCTACCGTGACACCACGCTTGCGGGTCATGTCGGCTGGTCGCTTTTCCGCGTCTTTTCCGGCTTTATCGCGGGCTCCCTCGTCGGCATCCCGCTCGGCATGGCCATGGGTCTGAACTCCTGGGTCCGCGGCGCGTTCGATCCGATCGTCGAATTCATGCGCCCCGTCCCGCCGCTGGCCCTCATCCCGCTCGTCATCATCTGGGCCGGTATCGGCGAAGTGGCGAAGATCATCCTGCTGTTCCTCGCCGCGCTCTGGATCATGGCCATCGCCGCGCGGGCAGGGGTCTCCGGCGTGAACATCGCCAAGGTCCACGCCGCCTATTCTCTCGGTGCCTCCAAATGGCAATTGCTGACCAAGGTGATCTTTCCCAACGCCTTGCCGGAAATCTTCACCGGAGCCCGCGTCGCCATGGGGGTCTGCTGGGGCACCGTCGTTGCCGCCGAACTGGTGGCGGCCGAGAAGGGGTCCGGCATGATGATCATGGTCGCATCGAAGTTCCAACTGACCGATATTGTGATAATGGGCATTATCGTCATCGGGGTTATTGGCTACACAATTGACATATTGATGCGCCAGATCGAGAACTGGCTTGTTCCATGGAAAGGCAGAAGCTAA
- a CDS encoding phosphate acyltransferase, producing MVESGSSLKAIVMPEGEDARIVEAAGLIAARGIARPLVLGAEAVPEGVVALGALKDPAPLVAAMLARRPGKASLAERMLTRPLFRAGAMVAAGQAAAMLAGVAHPTRRVIEAAGLTVGMAEGVATPSSFFLMRVPGRAPLAFADCALNVAPDAAALADIAVATARSAGALLEEPVRLAFLSFSTHGSGAGASVDLVREAVALAGPRLDCAFDGPLQADAALSAAIAAKKGADWAGGANVLIFPTLDAGNIGYKLVQELVGAQAVGPFLQGFAQPVCDLSRGASVADIVDAAEVVLRLA from the coding sequence ATGGTTGAATCCGGTTCGTCGCTGAAAGCGATCGTGATGCCCGAGGGCGAGGATGCCCGGATCGTCGAGGCCGCCGGGCTGATCGCGGCGCGCGGGATCGCGCGGCCGCTGGTGCTGGGGGCGGAAGCGGTGCCGGAGGGCGTGGTGGCTTTGGGGGCGCTGAAGGACCCTGCCCCGCTGGTCGCTGCGATGCTGGCGCGGCGGCCGGGCAAGGCTTCGCTGGCCGAGCGGATGCTGACGCGCCCGCTGTTCCGGGCCGGTGCAATGGTGGCCGCCGGGCAAGCGGCGGCGATGCTGGCAGGCGTGGCGCATCCGACGCGGCGGGTGATCGAGGCGGCGGGGCTGACGGTGGGCATGGCAGAGGGCGTGGCCACACCTTCGAGCTTCTTCCTGATGCGGGTGCCGGGGCGCGCGCCGCTGGCGTTCGCGGACTGTGCCTTAAACGTGGCGCCGGATGCAGCGGCACTGGCGGATATCGCGGTGGCGACGGCGCGGAGCGCCGGGGCGCTGCTGGAGGAACCGGTGCGGCTGGCGTTTCTGTCGTTTTCCACGCACGGGTCCGGCGCTGGCGCGAGCGTCGATCTGGTGCGCGAAGCGGTGGCGCTGGCAGGGCCGAGGCTCGACTGCGCCTTCGATGGGCCGTTGCAGGCGGATGCGGCGCTTTCGGCGGCGATTGCCGCGAAGAAGGGGGCGGACTGGGCTGGGGGTGCGAACGTGCTGATCTTCCCGACGCTGGATGCGGGGAATATCGGGTACAAGCTGGTGCAGGAGCTTGTGGGGGCGCAGGCCGTGGGGCCGTTTTTGCAGGGGTTCGCGCAGCCGGTGTGCGACCTGTCGCGGGGGGCGAGCGTGGCGGATATCGTTGACGCGGCGGAGGTTGTGTTGCGGCTGGCGTGA